One genomic segment of Streptomyces liangshanensis includes these proteins:
- a CDS encoding NAD(P)/FAD-dependent oxidoreductase, which produces MSTTERPRILVVGGGYVGLYAARRILKKMRYGEATVTVVDPRSYMTYQPFLPEAAAGSISPRHVVVPLRRVLPKAEVLTGRVTTIDQDRKVATVAPLVGEAYELPFDYLVVALGAVSRTFPIPGLAEQGIGMKGIEEAIGLRNHVLEQLDKADSTTDEEVRRKALTFVFVGGGFAGAETIGEVEDLARDAAKYYSNVTREDMRFVLVDVADKILPEVGPKLGTWGKEHLEGRGVEIYLKTGMDSCVDGHVVLNNGLEVDSNTIVWTAGVKPNPALARYGLPLGPRGHVDTSEKLQVQGTDYIWAAGDNAQVPDIAARKAGVENAWCPPNAQHALRQAKVLGDNVMSGMRGFPQKDYSHANKGAVAGLGLHKGVAMIVLGKMKIKFKGRLAWYMHRGYHGMAMPTWNRKIRVFADWTLAMFLKREVVSLGAMETPREEFYEAAKPAPAAAAAQPAQEKAKAS; this is translated from the coding sequence ATGAGCACCACGGAGCGTCCCAGGATCCTCGTTGTAGGCGGTGGGTACGTAGGCCTGTACGCAGCTCGTCGCATTCTGAAGAAGATGCGCTACGGGGAGGCGACCGTCACGGTCGTCGACCCTCGCTCGTACATGACGTACCAGCCCTTCCTCCCCGAAGCTGCCGCCGGCAGCATCTCGCCTCGGCATGTCGTCGTCCCGTTGCGACGCGTGCTGCCCAAGGCGGAGGTGCTCACCGGCCGGGTCACGACCATCGACCAGGACCGCAAGGTCGCCACGGTCGCGCCGCTCGTCGGCGAGGCCTACGAGCTGCCCTTCGACTACCTGGTCGTCGCGCTCGGCGCGGTCTCCCGTACCTTCCCGATCCCCGGCCTCGCCGAGCAGGGCATCGGCATGAAGGGCATCGAGGAGGCCATCGGCCTGCGCAACCACGTGCTGGAGCAGCTGGACAAGGCCGACTCCACCACCGACGAGGAGGTCCGCCGCAAGGCGCTGACCTTCGTCTTCGTGGGCGGCGGCTTCGCCGGCGCGGAGACCATCGGTGAGGTCGAGGACCTGGCCCGCGACGCGGCCAAGTACTACTCGAACGTCACGCGCGAGGACATGCGCTTCGTCCTCGTCGACGTGGCCGACAAGATCCTCCCCGAGGTCGGCCCGAAGCTGGGCACGTGGGGCAAGGAGCACCTCGAGGGCCGCGGCGTCGAGATCTACCTCAAGACCGGCATGGACTCCTGCGTCGACGGTCACGTGGTGCTCAACAACGGCCTGGAGGTCGACTCCAACACGATCGTCTGGACGGCCGGCGTCAAGCCGAACCCGGCGCTCGCCCGCTACGGTCTCCCGCTCGGCCCCCGCGGCCACGTGGACACCAGCGAGAAGCTCCAGGTCCAGGGCACCGACTACATCTGGGCCGCCGGCGACAACGCCCAGGTCCCGGACATCGCCGCCCGCAAGGCCGGCGTGGAGAACGCCTGGTGCCCGCCGAACGCGCAGCACGCGCTCCGGCAGGCGAAGGTCCTCGGCGACAACGTGATGTCCGGCATGCGGGGCTTCCCGCAGAAGGACTACAGCCACGCCAACAAGGGCGCGGTCGCGGGCCTGGGGCTGCACAAGGGCGTCGCGATGATCGTCCTCGGCAAGATGAAGATCAAGTTCAAGGGCCGGCTGGCCTGGTACATGCACCGTGGCTACCACGGCATGGCCATGCCGACCTGGAACCGCAAGATCCGGGTCTTCGCGGACTGGACGCTCGCGATGTTCCTCAAGCGCGAGGTCGTCTCGCTCGGCGCCATGGAGACGCCCCGCGAGGAGTTCTACGAGGCCGCGAAGCCGGCCCCGGCCGCTGCCGCCGCGCAGCCCGCGCAGGAGAAGGCCAAGGCCTCCTGA
- a CDS encoding SAM-dependent methyltransferase — MADAAVRLTTLAEELLGAPLPVRIRAWDGSESGPPNAPVLIIRNRRALRRLLWKPGELGLARAWVAGEIDVDGDLYALLERLAGLIWERDTDVKDAVHPVLDPRMRAAARGLVAIAGPWPAPAPPPEEIRRRHGGLHTKRRDKEAISHHYDVGNDFYSLVLGPSMVYSCAYWDAGPGTGGAPDAGSGLEDAQRDKLDLVCRKLALKKGERLLDVGCGWGSMALHAAREYGVRVTGITLSREQAAYARERVAEEGLTDLVDIRVQDYRDVKDGPYDAISSIGMAEHVGSVQYREYADDLYALLKPGGRLLNHQIARRPEKNEDEYRMDDFIDAYVFPDGELAPLGRTVATLEEAGFEARDVESIREHYALTLRRWVANLEKHWDRAVRATSPGRARVWRLYMAASALSFETNRIGVNQILAVRPAEKGASGMPLRARDWR; from the coding sequence ATGGCCGACGCCGCGGTGCGGCTGACCACTCTTGCCGAAGAGTTGCTGGGGGCGCCGCTCCCGGTCCGTATCCGTGCCTGGGACGGCAGCGAGTCGGGACCGCCGAACGCGCCCGTCCTCATCATCCGCAACCGCCGGGCCCTGCGCCGCCTCCTGTGGAAGCCCGGCGAACTGGGCCTGGCCCGCGCGTGGGTGGCCGGCGAGATCGACGTCGACGGCGACCTGTACGCGCTGCTGGAGCGGCTCGCCGGCCTCATCTGGGAGCGCGACACCGACGTGAAGGACGCGGTCCACCCCGTCCTCGACCCCCGGATGCGGGCCGCGGCCCGCGGGCTGGTCGCGATCGCGGGGCCGTGGCCGGCGCCCGCCCCACCCCCCGAGGAGATCAGACGGCGGCACGGCGGGCTGCACACCAAGCGCCGCGACAAGGAAGCCATCAGCCACCACTACGACGTCGGCAACGACTTCTACTCCCTGGTCCTCGGCCCGTCCATGGTCTACTCCTGCGCCTACTGGGACGCGGGCCCCGGCACCGGCGGCGCCCCCGACGCCGGGAGCGGCCTGGAGGACGCGCAGCGCGACAAGCTCGACCTCGTCTGCCGCAAGCTCGCGCTCAAGAAGGGGGAACGGCTGCTCGACGTGGGGTGCGGATGGGGCTCGATGGCCCTGCACGCGGCCCGCGAGTACGGCGTCCGGGTCACCGGCATCACCCTCTCCCGGGAACAGGCCGCGTACGCGCGCGAGCGCGTCGCGGAGGAGGGCCTCACGGACCTGGTCGACATCCGCGTCCAGGACTACCGGGACGTCAAGGACGGCCCGTACGACGCCATTTCGTCCATCGGCATGGCCGAACACGTGGGTTCGGTCCAGTACCGCGAGTACGCGGACGACCTGTACGCCCTCCTCAAGCCCGGGGGCCGGCTGCTCAACCACCAGATCGCCCGCCGGCCCGAGAAGAACGAGGACGAGTACCGCATGGACGACTTCATCGACGCGTACGTCTTCCCCGACGGCGAACTGGCCCCGCTCGGCCGGACCGTCGCCACCCTGGAGGAGGCGGGCTTCGAGGCCCGTGACGTCGAGTCGATCAGGGAGCACTACGCCCTGACCCTGCGCCGCTGGGTGGCCAACCTGGAGAAGCACTGGGACCGCGCGGTCCGCGCCACCTCCCCGGGCCGCGCCCGCGTGTGGCGGCTCTACATGGCCGCGTCCGCCCTCTCCTTCGAGACCAACCGGATCGGGGTCAACCAGATCCTGGCCGTACGGCCCGCGGAGAAGGGCGCGTCGGGCATGCCGCTGCGCGCCCGCGACTGGCGCTGA
- a CDS encoding ABC transporter permease has protein sequence MFRTALRSVLAHKARLLMTVLAVMLGVAFVSGTLVFTDTLGNAFRNQSAKSYKDVSVAVSSHDGRDNSEGKAGSRTPGISAATLTRIGALDGVSSVVGRVDGFAGVADRDGKLIGNGWSNAGANFAPAKDGKDPAYTFTGGTGPTRDDQIALDRATADKGGYQVGDTVRVGTNGPVREFTLSGIFTTEDGAVNAGGSLVLFDTAVAQKLYLEPGFFQNANVSAEPGASDAAVLAGVKKLLPDNATAQTGKRLSEDQAADIEKGLSSLNQMLLAFAAIALFVGVFLISNTFTMLVAQRTKELALLRAVGASRRQVKRSVLTEAAVVGVIASAVGFVVGLGLATGLRSAMGAFGAQIPAGPLVVSPTAVAAAFGVGVLITVLAAWLPARRAAKIPPVAAMSSVHAVATTKSLVVRNSIGGALTLLGSAGIVAGAAAGSDGRMLIGAGAFLAMIGVIVLIPLLSRPVIALVRPLLQGAFGVSGKLAGQNAVRNPRRTGATASALAIGLTLVTGLTVLGVTLGSAVDRMTTDNIRADYLVQMASGGSLDPSAVTALDKAPGVSALSPQQSAGIKVKGEFHSVSAVTPGDIQRLFTVPTVSGSLDTLARGEIAVSDKTAKSNHWRTGDTLPVTYTDGKPGSLRIGATFEENSFLSPVLVSTDVVKGHESKPYISEVWVATKGGSSAAHEQALVDALGDNPGISVKDRQDIRNTYGGFINTALNIMYGLLAMALIIAVLGVINTLAMSVFERQQEIGMLRAIGLDRGKVKRMIRLEAVVISLFGAVVGVGLGSFLGWAIGRTIASSIPGYALVVPWERIGIFLLLAGVVGVLAALWPARSAARLNMLTAIKTE, from the coding sequence ATGTTCCGTACCGCCCTGCGCAGCGTGCTCGCGCACAAGGCCAGACTGCTGATGACCGTGCTCGCCGTGATGCTCGGCGTCGCCTTCGTCTCCGGCACCCTGGTCTTCACCGACACCCTCGGCAACGCCTTCAGGAACCAGTCGGCCAAGAGCTACAAGGACGTCTCCGTAGCGGTCAGTTCGCACGACGGCCGCGACAACTCGGAGGGGAAGGCCGGCAGCCGGACCCCCGGCATCAGCGCCGCCACGCTCACGAGGATCGGCGCCCTGGACGGCGTCTCCTCCGTCGTCGGCCGGGTCGACGGCTTCGCCGGGGTCGCCGACCGGGACGGCAAGCTGATCGGCAACGGCTGGTCCAACGCCGGAGCCAACTTCGCGCCCGCCAAGGACGGCAAGGACCCCGCGTACACCTTCACCGGGGGTACGGGACCGACCCGGGACGACCAGATAGCGCTCGACCGCGCGACCGCCGACAAGGGCGGCTACCAGGTCGGCGACACCGTGCGCGTCGGCACCAACGGCCCGGTGCGCGAGTTCACCCTCAGCGGGATCTTCACCACCGAGGACGGCGCCGTCAACGCGGGCGGCAGCCTCGTCCTCTTCGACACCGCCGTGGCGCAGAAGCTCTACCTGGAGCCCGGCTTCTTCCAGAACGCCAACGTCAGCGCCGAGCCCGGCGCCTCCGACGCGGCCGTCCTCGCCGGGGTCAAGAAGCTCCTGCCGGACAACGCCACGGCCCAGACGGGCAAGCGGCTCTCGGAGGACCAGGCCGCGGACATCGAGAAGGGCCTCTCCAGCCTCAACCAGATGCTGCTGGCCTTCGCCGCCATCGCGCTGTTCGTCGGCGTCTTCCTGATCTCCAACACCTTCACCATGCTGGTCGCCCAGCGCACCAAGGAGCTGGCGCTGCTGCGCGCCGTCGGCGCCTCCCGCCGCCAGGTCAAGCGCTCGGTGCTGACCGAGGCCGCGGTGGTCGGCGTGATCGCCTCGGCGGTCGGCTTCGTCGTCGGCCTGGGCCTGGCGACCGGACTGCGGTCCGCCATGGGCGCGTTCGGCGCGCAGATCCCCGCGGGCCCGCTGGTGGTCTCGCCGACCGCGGTCGCCGCGGCCTTCGGCGTCGGCGTGCTGATCACCGTGCTCGCCGCCTGGCTGCCGGCCCGCCGCGCGGCCAAGATCCCGCCGGTCGCCGCGATGAGCAGCGTGCACGCGGTGGCCACCACCAAGTCGCTGGTGGTACGGAACTCGATCGGCGGCGCCCTGACCCTCCTCGGGTCCGCCGGGATCGTCGCGGGAGCCGCCGCGGGCTCGGACGGCCGGATGCTCATCGGGGCGGGCGCGTTCCTCGCGATGATCGGTGTCATCGTGCTCATCCCGCTGCTCTCGCGCCCGGTCATCGCGCTCGTACGGCCGCTGCTCCAGGGCGCGTTCGGGGTCTCGGGCAAGCTCGCGGGCCAGAACGCGGTACGCAACCCGCGCCGTACCGGAGCCACCGCCTCCGCGCTGGCCATCGGCCTCACGCTGGTCACCGGCCTCACCGTCCTCGGCGTCACGCTCGGCTCGGCCGTGGACCGGATGACCACGGACAACATCCGCGCCGACTACCTGGTGCAGATGGCGAGCGGCGGCAGCCTCGACCCGTCCGCCGTCACCGCGCTGGACAAGGCGCCGGGCGTCAGCGCCCTCTCCCCGCAGCAGTCCGCCGGCATCAAGGTGAAGGGCGAGTTCCACTCCGTCTCCGCCGTCACCCCCGGCGACATCCAGCGGCTCTTCACCGTCCCCACCGTCTCGGGCTCGCTGGACACCCTCGCCCGGGGCGAGATCGCGGTCTCCGACAAGACGGCGAAGTCCAACCACTGGCGGACCGGTGACACCCTGCCGGTGACGTACACCGACGGAAAGCCGGGCTCACTGCGGATCGGCGCCACGTTCGAGGAGAACTCGTTCCTCTCGCCCGTGCTGGTGTCCACGGACGTCGTCAAGGGCCACGAGTCCAAGCCGTACATCTCCGAGGTGTGGGTCGCGACGAAGGGCGGATCGAGCGCCGCGCACGAACAGGCGCTGGTGGACGCGCTGGGCGACAACCCCGGCATCAGCGTCAAGGACCGGCAGGACATCAGGAACACGTACGGCGGCTTCATCAACACCGCGCTGAACATCATGTACGGCCTGCTGGCGATGGCCCTGATCATCGCCGTCCTCGGGGTCATCAACACCCTGGCCATGTCGGTCTTCGAGCGGCAGCAGGAGATCGGGATGCTGCGGGCCATCGGTCTCGACCGGGGCAAGGTCAAGCGGATGATCCGGCTGGAGGCCGTGGTCATCTCGCTCTTCGGCGCGGTGGTCGGCGTGGGGCTCGGGTCGTTCCTGGGCTGGGCGATCGGCCGGACGATCGCGAGCTCGATCCCGGGGTACGCGCTGGTCGTCCCCTGGGAGCGGATCGGGATCTTCCTGCTGCTGGCCGGGGTCGTGGGGGTGCTGGCCGCCCTGTGGCCGGCGCGCAGCGCCGCCCGGCTGAACATGCTGACGGCGATCAAGACCGAATAG
- a CDS encoding ABC transporter ATP-binding protein: protein MTTTPLAHRATAVAARASELSKVYGQGETQVVALDRVSVDFGQAEFTAIMGPSGSGKSTLMHCVAGLDSFSSGSVRIGETELGSLKDKQLTQLRRDKIGFIFQAFNLLPTLSALENITLPMDIAGRKPDKAWLDRVITMIGLADRLGHRPTQLSGGQQQRVAVARALASQPEIIFGDEPTGNLDSRAGAEVLGFLRNSVRELGQTVVMVTHDPVAASYADRVIFLADGRIVDEMLHPTADGVLDRMKAFDAKGRTS from the coding sequence GTGACCACCACCCCGCTCGCTCACCGCGCCACCGCCGTGGCGGCCCGCGCCTCCGAACTGTCGAAGGTCTACGGACAGGGCGAGACCCAGGTGGTCGCCCTCGACCGGGTCAGCGTCGACTTCGGACAGGCCGAGTTCACCGCCATCATGGGCCCGTCCGGGTCGGGCAAGTCGACGCTGATGCACTGCGTCGCCGGTCTCGACAGCTTCAGCTCCGGGTCGGTACGGATCGGGGAGACCGAGCTCGGCTCGCTCAAGGACAAGCAACTCACGCAGCTGCGCCGGGACAAGATCGGTTTCATCTTCCAGGCGTTCAACCTGCTGCCCACGCTGTCGGCGCTGGAGAACATCACGCTTCCCATGGACATCGCCGGCCGCAAGCCCGACAAGGCGTGGCTCGATCGGGTCATCACGATGATCGGCCTGGCCGACCGTCTCGGGCACCGGCCCACCCAGCTCTCCGGCGGCCAGCAGCAGCGCGTCGCCGTCGCCCGTGCCCTCGCCTCGCAGCCGGAGATCATCTTCGGTGACGAGCCGACCGGGAACCTGGACTCGCGCGCCGGCGCCGAGGTGCTGGGCTTCCTCCGCAACTCGGTGCGGGAGCTGGGCCAGACGGTGGTCATGGTGACGCACGACCCGGTGGCCGCCTCCTACGCCGACCGGGTGATCTTCCTCGCCGACGGCCGGATCGTCGACGAGATGCTCCACCCCACCGCCGACGGCGTGCTCGACCGGATGAAGGCGTTCGACGCCAAGGGCCGTACGAGCTAG